One region of Candidatus Poribacteria bacterium genomic DNA includes:
- a CDS encoding Gfo/Idh/MocA family oxidoreductase, with protein MTKIGIVGIGFMGMIHYYAIQRITGAEVVAICTRDPKKLAGDWTGIQGNFGPRGGMEDLSNVRKYSEVDELLADEEVELVDICLPTHLHKPVSMASLEARKHTLVEKPISISIDDANELVELAEKIGAERKAAHESPCFLMVAHVLPFFAEYAYAKRVVEEGKYGELLGAHFKRIISKPSWSRDVASLEKSGGPGIDLHIHDTHFIQLLCGVPDAVFSQGKLAGGTYVDYLTTQYIYNDRELSVSCSSGAVSQRGRAFSHGFEIYLEKATLLYDFSTLAGEASTAVPLTLLNDEGEVEQVDLGEVDPIDAFTGELQYAVDAIDWEEEPTALSGVGARDALLLCYKEAESVKTGEIVPIS; from the coding sequence ATGACAAAAATCGGAATCGTTGGTATCGGATTTATGGGCATGATTCATTACTACGCCATTCAGCGCATTACCGGTGCCGAAGTCGTTGCCATCTGCACACGAGATCCAAAGAAACTCGCTGGCGATTGGACGGGCATTCAAGGGAATTTCGGACCCCGAGGTGGCATGGAAGATCTCTCAAACGTCCGAAAATATAGCGAGGTTGACGAACTCCTCGCTGATGAAGAAGTTGAACTGGTAGATATTTGTCTGCCGACGCATTTACATAAACCTGTGAGTATGGCATCCCTTGAAGCGAGAAAACATACGCTCGTCGAAAAACCGATTTCTATCTCTATTGACGATGCTAATGAACTCGTTGAACTTGCAGAGAAGATCGGTGCAGAACGGAAGGCGGCTCATGAAAGCCCGTGTTTCCTGATGGTCGCACATGTACTGCCTTTCTTTGCTGAATACGCTTATGCGAAACGGGTGGTAGAAGAAGGAAAATATGGTGAACTCCTCGGTGCGCATTTCAAGCGAATTATTTCCAAACCGAGTTGGTCACGAGATGTTGCCTCCCTCGAAAAGAGTGGGGGTCCCGGCATCGATCTGCACATCCACGACACGCATTTCATTCAGCTGCTCTGTGGTGTCCCTGACGCTGTCTTTTCACAAGGCAAACTCGCTGGCGGCACCTATGTCGATTACCTGACGACCCAATACATCTATAATGATAGGGAACTCTCTGTCAGTTGCTCTTCCGGAGCCGTATCCCAACGCGGGCGCGCTTTCTCGCACGGGTTTGAAATCTACCTCGAAAAAGCGACACTCCTTTATGATTTTTCAACATTAGCAGGTGAAGCCTCTACAGCAGTGCCACTGACGCTCCTGAACGATGAAGGTGAAGTTGAACAGGTCGATTTAGGAGAGGTAGACCCGATTGATGCCTTTACCGGTGAACTTCAATACGCCGTTGACGCGATTGACTGGGAAGAGGAGCCGACCGCACTGTCGGGTGTCGGCGCGCGGGACGCGCTGCTGCTCTGCTATAAAGAAGCAGAATCAGTCAAAACCGGTGAGATTGTCCCGATTTCTTAA
- a CDS encoding LamG domain-containing protein — MKKLCGYAVLFSALMFIAVGYATADLAEGLVLYFTFDNVNGKTIVDDSGNGLDADIIANTDIVKGKYGDAIRITGIGADCVNVPASDDLKITGEITMAAWINQDSWGTDAQWFDKNCHNGGEHSSYGIGAFNGGANFNMFLGTGNSRPTLSQPHGLDEKTWYHVVGTYDGTTMKVYVDGLISKAPTIRICGSDALKTVRIIPLKTVLLTRQQSGGVHSARTKSMR, encoded by the coding sequence ATGAAAAAGCTATGTGGTTATGCTGTGCTATTCAGCGCACTGATGTTTATCGCGGTAGGATACGCTACGGCAGATCTCGCCGAAGGACTCGTCCTTTATTTCACTTTTGACAATGTCAACGGCAAAACAATTGTAGACGATTCCGGTAACGGACTGGATGCCGATATCATCGCCAACACCGATATTGTAAAAGGCAAATATGGGGACGCGATTCGCATTACAGGCATAGGCGCGGATTGTGTGAATGTGCCAGCCTCCGATGACCTGAAAATTACCGGTGAAATCACGATGGCGGCTTGGATCAATCAGGACTCTTGGGGAACGGATGCGCAGTGGTTCGACAAAAACTGCCATAACGGCGGTGAGCATTCTTCCTACGGCATTGGTGCTTTCAACGGCGGTGCGAATTTTAACATGTTCTTGGGAACCGGCAACAGTAGACCGACCCTGAGTCAACCGCATGGGTTGGATGAGAAGACATGGTATCACGTCGTTGGAACTTATGACGGGACAACCATGAAAGTCTACGTTGATGGTTTGATTTCAAAGGCACCAACGATCAGGATTTGCGGATCGGATGCTCTAAAGACCGTCCGAATTATACCTTTGAAAACGGTTCTATTGACGAGGCAGCAGTCTGGCGGCGTGCACTCAGCGAGGACGAAATCAATGAGATAA